The Streptomyces griseiscabiei genomic sequence CGAGGTCCACCTCCCCGGGCGCCTCGACCCCGACCGTCTGCGGACCGCGTTCACCGCCGCGCTCCGGCGCCACCCCCGCATCCTCATGCGGGAGGCGCCGGGCCGGTGGTACCGCCGCCGCTACGAGTGGGAGCTGACGGAGGAACCCGAGGTCGAGGTGGTGGCCTTCCTCCCGGCGGGCCCGCACGCCCTGCGGGACGCCCGCACCAGAGCCCTGATCGAGGCACCCCCGCTGACCCTGTCTCCCCCGATCCGCCTGGAGGTGGTGGAGGGGGCGGGCCCGGCGGTGGGCAGCGAGGCGAGCGACGACGTGGGCCACGTGGTCAGGCGCCCGGGGCCGGGTGCGCCCGCAGGGACCTTCCGCGACCCGACGGTACGAGGTGCCGCCACGCCCACCGGAACAGGCACCGGCACCGTCCTCTTCCTCACCATCAACCACACCGCGCTGGACGGCCCCGCCTGCCTCCGTATCCTCGCCACCGCGGCGGAGCTGTACGGCGGCGAGGACAACGCCCCCACCGCCCCGCCCGTCCGCCCCGCCCGCACCCAGGACGAACCGGCCCCGGCCGGGACGGACACCCCCTCCACCTGGTCCCGCCCCGCCCGCGTGGCCCGGGGCGCCCCCGAACCCTCCCCCGGCAACGGCCTCCTCGTCACCGAGCTCCCCGTCCCCCGCCGCCCCAAATCCGCCCCCTACACCGTGAACGACCAGCTCATGGTCACCACGGCCCTGATGCTCGCCCACTGGAACCGGGAACACGGCGCCCACCCCCGCCCGCTGCGCATCACGATGCCCGTGGACGACCGCCCGAGGGACACGGACATGCCGATCGGCAACGGCACCCGCCTGGTCGAAGTCCCCTTCGCACCGGCGGAGTTGCACCAGGCCCACACCCCCCTCGCCACCCTGCTGCGGCGCACGGCGGACCGCACCCGCGCCCTGAAGTCCGCCCCGCGCCCCCAACTGGGCCACGGCGCCTCCCTGCTGACCGCCCCGGTGGTCCCCGTGTCCTGGCGGGCCGCCCTCACCCGGGGCCTGCGCCGGGCCGCCGCCCCCTGGACCTCGACCACCCTCCTCAGCAACATCGGCCGTATCCCCTACGCCCTGGACTTCGGCGAGGAGGCCGGACGCGCGCACGCCGTCTGGTTCTCGGCCCCCGCCCGCATGCCCCGCGGCCTCACCGTCACGACCGCCTCCACGGCGGGCCGCCTCCATGTGGCCCTGCGCTGGTCCCGCGCCCTGCTCAGCCATGGCGACGGCGCCCATCTCCGCGACCTCTTCGAGCACTATCTGCACGCGACGGAAGAGGACATCGAGTGACTCCGACGCCGACCACCGCACCCACCGGCACCCCGGCGAACGGGCCGCGCGACGGGCTTCGGGACTTCTACGAGGACCCCTCCGTCCCCGTCGCCTCCGGCACCCCCCGCAGCCTCGCCCAGGCCCGCATGCTGGCGGCGGCCCTCGGCCCGGCGACCGGCGGCGACGGCCCCCGCACGATCCTCGACATCGGCTGCGGCGACGGCACGGCCGCCGCCACCGCCGCGCCCCTCCTCCCCGGCCACCGCATCATCGGCGTCGACTGGTCCCAGGACGCCCTGCGCCGCGCCCGCACCCGCGTGCCGTACGCGATCCGGGGCGAACTGGCGGACGGCGGGCTGCCGTTGCGGTCGGAGTCCGCGGACGCGGTGCTGTTCAGCGAGG encodes the following:
- a CDS encoding class I SAM-dependent methyltransferase, which gives rise to MTPTPTTAPTGTPANGPRDGLRDFYEDPSVPVASGTPRSLAQARMLAAALGPATGGDGPRTILDIGCGDGTAAATAAPLLPGHRIIGVDWSQDALRRARTRVPYAIRGELADGGLPLRSESADAVLFSEVIEHLVDPDSALDEIRRVLRPGGHLMLSTPNLAAWYNRALLLAGVQPVFSEVSLRGIHGRPGKEVVGHLRLYTARALREFVAASGFEVVRLRGAPFHGVPRPLRPLDRLACAAPSAASILLLHARRT
- a CDS encoding condensation protein, with translation MTTLDHPARDDAAPGPVRIPFPVVDEVSRHCLQEEEPETVHIEVHLPGRLDPDRLRTAFTAALRRHPRILMREAPGRWYRRRYEWELTEEPEVEVVAFLPAGPHALRDARTRALIEAPPLTLSPPIRLEVVEGAGPAVGSEASDDVGHVVRRPGPGAPAGTFRDPTVRGAATPTGTGTGTVLFLTINHTALDGPACLRILATAAELYGGEDNAPTAPPVRPARTQDEPAPAGTDTPSTWSRPARVARGAPEPSPGNGLLVTELPVPRRPKSAPYTVNDQLMVTTALMLAHWNREHGAHPRPLRITMPVDDRPRDTDMPIGNGTRLVEVPFAPAELHQAHTPLATLLRRTADRTRALKSAPRPQLGHGASLLTAPVVPVSWRAALTRGLRRAAAPWTSTTLLSNIGRIPYALDFGEEAGRAHAVWFSAPARMPRGLTVTTASTAGRLHVALRWSRALLSHGDGAHLRDLFEHYLHATEEDIE